DNA from Thermomicrobium roseum DSM 5159:
TTGCACTCACGACATTTTGCGTGTAAACTGTCGTACGAGTAGCACACAGCTAGTCAGAGTCCATACGCTGGATCTGGAAGCCCTTCACGTCATCGTCATCGTCATGAGTGAAGGGAGGAGATACCGCAAAGAAAGACCTTGTCTACACACGAAGAAGTTTAGTTCTCTCCTGTCGCGAATCGTGATCGGTTCGGAATACGGAAGAGGAGGAGAATACCATGCGTGTCTCGCGACGACGATTCTTCGTAACAGCAGCTGCGCTGAGCGCCTCCGCACTCTTGAGTGCTTGCGGTGGTGCGGCAACGCCGTCCCCGGCCCCGCAACCCACCCCTACTACCGCACCGGCCGGGCAGCAACCAGCTGCCACGCCGACCCTGGCTCCCGCTCCGGCTGGGTCACCCACCGTCGCGGCGACTCAACCGACCAAGAAACTGCGTATCGGTTGCGCAGTGTCCTTGTCGGGCGTGTTCGCAGCGGGTGCGGACGTGACGATCGTCAAGGCCTACAAGCTCTGGCAAGACGACGTCAACAAGGCTGGAGGATTCCAGCTGGCCGATGGTCGCTACGAGGTCGAAATCATTTGGGCAGACGATCAAAGCAACCCCGAAGAGTGTATCAGGCAAGTGCAGCGGCTCATCACGCAGGAAAAGGTGGACTTCCTCATTCCACCGTACTCGACGGGAATCAACCACGCTGTAGCTCCCATCTTCCACCAGAACGGCTATCCGCAAGTTGCGGTGGCGACGTGGGTCACGGAAGAGGACGCCAAGCGTTTCCCGTACTTCGTGAGCTTCCTCGGTCGTCCCGAACAGTATGCAGAGGAAGGGATCGTCGGTCTCCTCAAATATCTGAATCAGCAGGGCAAGATCGGCAAGCGCGTTGCGCTGCCCTACGTCGATGCCGAGTTCGCCCTCGATTTCGTCAAGCCACTCCGGCCTGCTCTGCAAGCTGCAGGGTTCGAAATCGTCTACGACCAGGGTTACCCCATGGAAGTCAGCGACATGCAGTCGATCGTTACCGAGATCATGCGCCTGAATCCCGACGCCGTCATCGGCATCACCTACCCCAATGACACGATGCTCTACGTCCCACCCATGAAAGTTCTCGGATTCAATCCACCGCTTCTCTTCCTCGCCAATGGCCCTAACTACTACTTCTTCTATGGCACGTATGCCGATGACGCCGAGGGAGTGATGGGTCTCGGTGGTATCGACGTCCGCAACCAGCAACTCGTTGACTTCTACAAGCGCTTCGCAGCCTTCAATGGGACGGAAGCTGACCGCTGGGGCGGCCACGTCTATTATGTCGTTGGCCAAGTGATTCAACAGGCGTTCGAGCGCGTCGGAAAGATCGATCGCAAGGCGATCGGCGACGAAATCTTGAAGGGTACGTTCGATACGATCATGGGCCAGGTGAAGCTCACCGGTAACGCCTTCCTCGGTAACTGGCTCATCGGTCAGTGGCAGCGGCAGTCGGATGGCAAACTCGAGTACGTCGCCATCATGCCGCGTGACCGCGCCAGTGCCGAGCCACTCGTTCCCAAGCCGACGTGGAAGAGCTGAGATGCACCACACACACGAGCGGGGAGCGGCACGACTGCTCCCCGCTCGCCTTCGTCGGGCACTGCACATCCACTCTACCAGCGCGCGCGGCCGACCTCGTAATGGATATTGCGGGCCTCGAAGAAGTTGACGATCTCCGGCATATCGACCTGCGCGACCATCCAACGCAACGGATTCGGTTCACCGAAAGCGATCGGCAAACCCAGTTCTTCCAACCGGCGATCAGCGATGTAGCGCACGTACCGGTTGAGCACATCAGCGTCTAGACCGATCAACGGCTCCGGGAGTACTGCCCGGTTGTACGCTTCTTCGAGCTCGACCGCACGTAGGATGAGCTCCCGCAGCTGGCGACCGAACGCCGCGCTCATGATTTCCGGATGCTCCTCCAGGATCGTCGTGATCAAGTGGATACCGAACGAGAGGTGGAGCGACTCGTCCTTCAGGACCCAATCGACGATGGTGCACAAACCACGCAACAGGTTTCGCTGCCGAAACGCGAGCGCCAGCGCGAAGCCGGAGTAGAAGAAGATTCCCTCCAAGATCACGAAGTAGCCGACGAGGTTGCGGACGAGTCGCTGCAGTCCCTCGACAGACTCGACGTCAGGGGTAACGAGCCACTGCTCGGCCAGCTGACGCTGGAATAGCTCTTTCGCCGCGACAGCTGGATGCTCCACGTGCAAGCCGAACACCCGCTCCCGGTCCAACGGCAGCGTCTTGATGACGTACTCGAACGCCATGACGTGGTTGGCTTCTTCCCACGCCTGTCGAGCCAAATACAGCCGAGCTTCCGGGGCCGTCACCGCCCGATAGAGACTGAGCAGCAGGTTGGTCGTGACCAGCGACTCCATCGGATTGAAGAAACCCAGGAACATTTCCACCGCTCGCCGCTCTTCATCGCTCAAGCGTTCATGCCAGTCGCGTACGTCATCGTGCAGCGGAACCTCTTCCGGGAACCAGGTGTTGTGCTTGGCTTGTTGGACATGCGCATAGGCCCACGGGTGACTCAGCGGGAAGAGCTCCACAGCAGCTAGGGGATCGCCTCCGAGCAATCGGCGGGCCATTCTGGTCCCTCCTCGTCCTTCACTGGCAACTTTCGCACGACCCATCGAGACGGCAGCTCGCCGCATCGCTCGCCAGCACCTCGCGCTCGGCGAGCTGCACCCATTGCGGGCGACGCCGCGCCTTGTTGACGGCAACCGTGGATTGCTCGATCTCCATGCGTGGACGCACGAAGCAGTAGTAGGTGCTCTTGAGCCCCTTGCGCCAGGCCGCCAGATACACCGCACTCATCTGCCCTGGTCGATCAGCCGCATGGTAGAGATTGCGACTGACCCCCATGTCCACCCACTTCTGAACCCGCGCCGCCACTTCGATGTACGACTCCGCCGGCACTTGATAGGCGGTCGGGAAGCGCGCGACGAGGTCGGGTGGACACCCCGGCACCGCTCGCAAGTCCCCACGCGCTGCCACGAGACCGGGCAACAACTGCTCCCAAAGCCCCCGACGCCGGAGTTCCTCGACGAGGATGGGGTTGACTTCCAGGAACTTCCCGGAGAGCGTTTGCCGGCTGAAGACGTTCGCATAGTACGGATCGAGACTCGGGGTGGTTCCCGCCAGTAAAGCGATGGTTGCGGTCGGTGCCACCGCCATCACGGCACCATTGCGCATGCCCCGCCGCACCCGCTGGCGCAGCGGTTCCCAGTCCAGTCGCCGCGTGCGGTCGACCTCCACCGGCAACCCACGATCGGCTGCAAGTTCATCGAGGGTATCGATCGGAAGAACACCGGCTGCCCAGCGGGAAAAGGCAAAGTTGGGAAACGCGCCTCGCTCCTCCGCCAGTGCGCAACTGGCGCTGATGGCGTGATAGCTGAGGAACTCGGCGATCTGATCCGCCAGATCCGCTGCTGCTGGCTCAGCGTACGAGACAGCGCGGCGGGCCAAGAGCTCGGCGAAGCCCATGAGGCCGAGTCCCACGGGGCGATTGAGCTGGTTGGCTCGCGCCGCGCGTTCCGAGGGATACAGGTTCGCATCGATGACGTTGTCGAGTGCCCGCATCGCCAGCCGCACCGTCGCCGCCAGCTGCTCCCAGTCCAGTTCGCCGGTCGGCGTGCAGTGGCGAGCGAGGTTTACACTGCCGAGATTGCACACCGCCACCTCGTCGCGACTGGTCGGGAGGAAGATCTCCGTACAGAGGTTGCTCGAGTGAATGACACCGATCCCGCGCAACTGAGAACGGAGGTTCCCGGCATCTTTGAAGGTGAGCCAGGGGTGCCCGGTTTCCATCAGGCTCGCCAAGATGGCCAACCACAGCTCGCGGGCAGGCAGGCGGCGCCAGGCTCGTCGGGGGAGCATCCCCGCCTCTGCCTGTCGGCAGAGTTCTCGGTAACGCTCCGAGAACGCGGCACCCACCAGATCCGGGAGCTCGGGCGCAACGATCGGATCGAAAAGGTACCAGAGGTCGTCCGTCTCGACACGCCGCAAGAACTCATCGGGGATCCAGAGCGCGGTGTTGAGCTGATGCGTACGACGGTAGGGATCACCGGCATTGCGGCGCAGATCGAGGAACGCTTCCACCTCCAGGTGCCACGGCTCCAGGTACACGCACATCGTGCCGCGCCGACGACCACCCTGACTGATCGAGGCGATCAGGGCATCGTACAGGTGAAGAAACGGGATCAGCCCACCGCTCGTCCCGTTGATCCCACGCACGGGAGCACCCGTGGCCCGGATGCGCGTCACGGCCGTGCCGATCCCGCCGGCGTACTTGGCCAGCATCCCGAACTCGTACGCCGAGCCCAAAATGCTTTCCAGACTGTCCTCGACCTCCGCCAGGTAGCACGAGGCCAACTGGTGGTGCGGCGTGCCCGCATTGAAGAGTGTCGGGGTACTCGGCAGATACCGGAGCGAACTCATCAGGTCGTACCAGCGCAGGGCCCAGCTGGTCCGCGTCTCAGGCGGTTCGACCAGCGCCAGCCCCATCGCCACGCGCATGAAGAGCGCCTGTGGTCGCTCGAGCAGCTGGCGCGTCTCCGGATCCCGGACCAGGTACCGATCGGCCAGCGTCGCCAGCGCCGCATAACCGAGGAGCGCGTCACGCGCCGGGTCCAGCGCTCGCGCCAGCACATCGAGCTGGAAGGTACGGAGTCGCGGGTCGAGCGCGCCGCGAGCGATGCCACGCTCGACGAATCGCCGGAAATGCTCGGGATAGGGGAGGGGCGTCCCGTCATCCGCCTCGCGTGCGATCTTTTCCAGGAGCAGCGCCGCTGCTTCCCGCTCGGCCTCGGGCCGATCGGGTAACTGCTGGAGACAGCTCAAGATCCGACTGTCCAGCTCGGCTGCTTCGTCCCGTGCGATCGGTCGGAGGTGGAGAGAACTCGACACCAGGGATACCATCGCACCGCCCTCCTGTTTTTCCGGCCGCCTCGCGCGACCGAGCGGCCAGAGCGGCAGCGAACGGATGCTCCCCCGGGATCGAGCATCCCGAACCGACCACTCCGGCCCGCACCCACCCGCGAGGCGCGGCACCGTTCCGAGCGGACGGGTCGGTCTTCGGGCTCGCGGATCGACCTACCAGCTGCACCTTCCCAGCGGTATCCCGCCAGTGGCCCCGGTCAGGATGACTGGCTGCAGCCTTCGTTCCCGCTCACCGCTGCGGGGCAGCGCCGGATTTGCACCGGACTTCCCGGCACCCGTCCACTTTCCGTTGCTGCACCACAAGAACAAGGGCTCCTGATGTTCTCGTTCCCCTAGATCTTGTGGTCACGCCTCCCAGTGTATGCATCAGGCACCCTCCTGGCAAGATGTTCCGAAAAGTCACCGCTCTCGTGCTGGCTGGGCCGGTGCTGCCCGCGGTGCAGCGGGATGCTTCGCACTGACTCGTTCCGCGAGACGACGGCGACACAGCCGTCGGGCACGAGCGCGCAGCCGCGTTGCAGGCGCCTCGAGCGTGCCGAGAAACCGTGACGACATGGCACGATCGAGAACGCACGCACCGGCAACTGCATCGTGGGGGAGCGGTGTCCCGGCACAGCGACACCGCCCCTCCTGCCTGGGCGAAAGGACCGAGTGGCTGTCGCGGCCGCGCGGCACGGCCACCAGGGAAGCGAACTGGGCACCCCTGCCGGCCGCACCGAGCGACTGGCCCGGCTCGGACCATCGCCTGCGCCTCGACTCCGCTAACTGTCATTCGCCACGACTGGACACGCGCTAGCACATCAGCTTATGATCCTGCTAACGCAGGACAGTGCGATTGGAGGAGGTGCATATGGCACAGCTGACTGTGGTGTTCTTCCCGGAGGGTGCCTACGGGCCGACGAACAACTGTATCGGGATCGGTCGAGCGCTCCAGGAACTCGGCCTCCGGGTCGTCTTCGTCGTCGAGGAATCGTTCGCGGGGACACTCGAAGCCAAGGGGTTCGAAGAGCGTCTGATGCGCTTGACGCCGCCTCCTGAGCAACCAGAGGAGCCAGGGCAGTTCTGGAAGGATTTCATCGCCAACACGGCGCCCCACTTCCGGGAAAGCACCTTCGAACAGATCCGCAGCCTGATCGCACCGATCTGGCGCTCGCTCATCGACGGCGCCCTGTACGTCGAGCCGCGGCTGCGCGAGATCTTCGCGGAGCTGCGCCCAGACGTGATCGTGGAGGACAACGTCGTCGCCTTTCCCGCGGTCGTCACGGCCGGTGTCCCCTGGGTCCGCATCGTGTCGTGCAACCCGTTGGAGATCCCCGATCCGGACCTTCCACCCGCCCTCAGCGGGTTGCCGACGAACGACCGCTCGGAGTGGGAAGCCTGGCGTCGAGAGTATTGGGACGCGGTCGGTCCGTTGCATGAAGAGCTCGACACCTTCTGCCGCGAGAACGGCGCCCCGCCGCTGCCACCGTTCGAGTTCATCTGGGAGAGCCCCTGGCTCGATCTCTACCTCTACCCGGCCGAGCTGGATTACCCGCGGTCGCAGCCCCTCGCGCCAGTCTGGCACCGGATCGACTCCTCGGTGCGCGATACGGAACCACCCTTCGAGTTGCCGGAGCACCTGCGTGAGGGCGGTCCGCTGCTCTACGTCAGCCTGGGCAGCCTGGGCTCGGCCGAGCCGGAACTGATGGGGCGTTTGGTCGACCTCCTCGGGCGCACTGATTACCGGGCGATCGTCAGTCTGGGCCCCCAGAAGGGGAAGCTTCCCCTTCCCGACAACGTCTGGGGAGACGAGTATCTCCCGCAGCCTTCTATCCTCCCGCTCGTCGATGCCGTGATCACCCATGGTGGGAACAATACGACGACAGAGTGCATGCATTTCGGTAAGCCGATGCTGGCACTGCCGCTCTTCTGGGACCAGCACGACAACGCCCAGCGCATTCAGGAGTGCGGCTTCGGCTTCCGCTTCCACCCGTATCGCTTCACGGACGACGAGTTCTTCCGCGCCCTGGAGGATCTCCTGACCAACGAGGAACGGAAGGCCCGGCTCGCGGCTGCCAGCGCACGCATCCAGGCAGTCGACGGTCGGCGCAAGGCCGCTCGCCTCATCGCGGAACTCGCGCGAACCAAGCAACCCATTTCGCGCCCGGCCCTCAGCTGAGCACGCGCGGATGGAGCGATGAGCCAGACGCGCATCTTCGTCGACCTCCCCGCCGCACTCGTCGAGGAACTCCTCGGTCGCACGCCGGAGCTGAGCCGCTCGGTCATCGAGCAGCTGACGAGCCAGCGGACCGAGCGCGAGCGCTGGCGGGATGTCCTGGCCCGCGAACGGTTGCTCGGAACACTGGCAGATCTTCCGGCAGCCCCCACGCCGACCACCTGCGGCGTCGACGGCTCGGTCGCGGTGGAGCGGTTGCTCGCGCACGACCTTCTGGTCGCTGGCGCGCTCGCGATCGAGGGCCTGACACCGCCGAGCGAAAAGCGCTTCTGGCCAGAGCCCCGTCATCTGCTGTGGGTCGAGCTCGTGCCCCACGACGACGCGAGCGACGCGCTTGCGCGAGCGCTGATGGCAGCGAGCGAAGTCGAACTGGCGGCCCGCGCACCGCATGACGTCGTCTTTCTCGATGGGTCGCTCACAACCCCACTGATCGCCTTCGATCAGGCGCTGCGCGCGCTCGCTACCCGAGAACTGCCTTCACCGGCCGCACGCGTTTTCCTCGAGGCTTTGCCCGAGCGGCTCGACGACCTCGCTCGTGTCCTGTGTTCAGCCGACCCACCGCGCTGCTGGGTCGGCGTGCCCAAGTACACCGCGCGGCGCGATCTCGCCATTCGGCTCGGCCTGAACCAACAGTTCGACGACCGAGCGCTCCTGACTATCCTCCTCGCTCCAGGAGAGTTCACATGGCCGATCCCAGTCACCACTGGTCGACGCCCCCACGCGTTCGGACTCGATCTCTTGCCAGACACCCTCCGCCTGCGCGCCAGCTCGTCGATCGAGCGTGTGCTGCGCGCGGTCGATCGACTTCGCGTGGTCTATGTGCGCTCTCACCCCTGGTTGCCGGCGCTCCGCCTCGAACTGCACGAGTCCGTCGCTATCGATTCCAGCCGTTTGGCCAGCGTACTCCAAGCCGTTCACGACCAGAGCGCGAGCGGGAAGCTTCGGGAACCGTTTCCACTCTACTTGGCTGACCGAATGGTACGCTCGCTCCGTCGCGCGACGCGAGCGCTCCGGCATGCTGTGCGCGAGGCAGCTGCGCGTGGGTATCCTGTGCTCGACGACGTGTTTCTCGCTCTGGAGTGCTACCGCAGCGAATCGCTCTCATCGCCATGAGCAGCGTCGCCCTGCTGCACGATGGTACCGAACCGATCGGTGTGCTCGGCTCCCCCTCATCCACGGGCCAGCTCACGCTGGAGTTGCTCGATGCAGCGACCCGGCGCAAGCTGGTCGGCGAACTGGTCATCCTGCCCTTCGTCCAGGACGGGGTGCGACATTATGCGCTCGGGCAGATTACCGAGATCGTCCTGCGCAATGTCTGGCACGAAGATCCGACGATCCGCAGCCTGGTGCGGCAGCGTGGACGGATCGACGCGGTGAGCGAGCGACAGGACACTCATCAGGGAATGCTGGCGATCAGCGCCGTGTTCGCCGAGGATGGAACCGGTTTCCGCCCCTCGATCCTCGGCACGGTCCCTCCCACCGGCACACCGATCTTCGCTGTAGGAGACGAAGTTCTCGATCAATTGCTCGCCCATGCTCGAGCCGAACTCTTCTATCTCGGTCGCGTCTACGGTTCGGGACCCAAGCTTCCGCTCTGGTTCAAACATTTCGGTCGCGGACCCCGCGGGGCCGGTGAGGCGTACCACGTCGGTATCTTCGGCAAGACCGGGTCAGGAAAGTCCGTCCTGGCCAAGATGCTCCTGCTCGCCTATGCGCGGCACCCGGAGATGGCGCTCCTGGTCATCGATCCGCAAGGCGAATTCAGCAAGGATCTCCGTGACCGATCCGCCCCAGGTGGCTTCCCTCTTCCGCTACGCACCGTCCTGCACGACGCGCTGGGCCGTGTCGCCGTCGTCCTCTCGGTTCGCGACCTCATCCTCGACCGTTGGGAACTGCTCGAAGAGCTGCTCGTGACCTCGGAATTCTTTGACAAGCTTTCTTTCGGTGTCCGCGAAAACCGTCAACTCGCTGCCCGCGAGATCGCGCAGCGTCTGCGCAAGCAGGGAGTGCAACTCGGTGATCTGTACGAACTGAAGACTTTCCAACGAGTGCTGTCGATCCTGAGCGACGAACAAGTCCAGCGTGTTTTCTACCGCTCAGCGGACGCTCGCGCTCGTTTCCAGTACATGCTGCAGCGAGTCGATCCTCGCGAGCTCTACTCGCACTCCTGGCGACCACTGGCCCTGCTCTTCAGTGACCGCGGAAATCCACGCGCTCGCACGATCGAGCGGGTCCTCGATGGTCTCTTCCGACCCACCGATCGGTTGATCGTCTCCCTCGATCTGTCGGGAGCAGATCCTGCCGATGAGCACGAGCAGGTTCTCTGGGACGAGACGATCCAAGAAATCGTGATTCGGCGCCTTTTGGAGGGGATTCGCGCTGCTGCCGAACAGGCCTATGCCCGGTCGGAAAATCTCAACACGCTCATCCTGATCGACGAAGCGCACCGTTTGGCACCCTCCGGCTACCTCGACCCCGAGTCGCCCCGAGCGCAAATCCGTACGCTGCTCATCGATGCGGTGCGCACGACACGGAAGTACGGGGTCGGCTGGTTGCTCATCAGCCAATCGCTCGCCAGTCTCCATCCGGAGATCGTCTCGCAGCTCCGCATCGCCTTCT
Protein-coding regions in this window:
- a CDS encoding ABC transporter substrate-binding protein, with amino-acid sequence MRVSRRRFFVTAAALSASALLSACGGAATPSPAPQPTPTTAPAGQQPAATPTLAPAPAGSPTVAATQPTKKLRIGCAVSLSGVFAAGADVTIVKAYKLWQDDVNKAGGFQLADGRYEVEIIWADDQSNPEECIRQVQRLITQEKVDFLIPPYSTGINHAVAPIFHQNGYPQVAVATWVTEEDAKRFPYFVSFLGRPEQYAEEGIVGLLKYLNQQGKIGKRVALPYVDAEFALDFVKPLRPALQAAGFEIVYDQGYPMEVSDMQSIVTEIMRLNPDAVIGITYPNDTMLYVPPMKVLGFNPPLLFLANGPNYYFFYGTYADDAEGVMGLGGIDVRNQQLVDFYKRFAAFNGTEADRWGGHVYYVVGQVIQQAFERVGKIDRKAIGDEILKGTFDTIMGQVKLTGNAFLGNWLIGQWQRQSDGKLEYVAIMPRDRASAEPLVPKPTWKS
- a CDS encoding ribonucleotide-diphosphate reductase subunit beta yields the protein MARRLLGGDPLAAVELFPLSHPWAYAHVQQAKHNTWFPEEVPLHDDVRDWHERLSDEERRAVEMFLGFFNPMESLVTTNLLLSLYRAVTAPEARLYLARQAWEEANHVMAFEYVIKTLPLDRERVFGLHVEHPAVAAKELFQRQLAEQWLVTPDVESVEGLQRLVRNLVGYFVILEGIFFYSGFALALAFRQRNLLRGLCTIVDWVLKDESLHLSFGIHLITTILEEHPEIMSAAFGRQLRELILRAVELEEAYNRAVLPEPLIGLDADVLNRYVRYIADRRLEELGLPIAFGEPNPLRWMVAQVDMPEIVNFFEARNIHYEVGRARW
- a CDS encoding ribonucleoside-diphosphate reductase subunit alpha; protein product: MVSLVSSSLHLRPIARDEAAELDSRILSCLQQLPDRPEAEREAAALLLEKIAREADDGTPLPYPEHFRRFVERGIARGALDPRLRTFQLDVLARALDPARDALLGYAALATLADRYLVRDPETRQLLERPQALFMRVAMGLALVEPPETRTSWALRWYDLMSSLRYLPSTPTLFNAGTPHHQLASCYLAEVEDSLESILGSAYEFGMLAKYAGGIGTAVTRIRATGAPVRGINGTSGGLIPFLHLYDALIASISQGGRRRGTMCVYLEPWHLEVEAFLDLRRNAGDPYRRTHQLNTALWIPDEFLRRVETDDLWYLFDPIVAPELPDLVGAAFSERYRELCRQAEAGMLPRRAWRRLPARELWLAILASLMETGHPWLTFKDAGNLRSQLRGIGVIHSSNLCTEIFLPTSRDEVAVCNLGSVNLARHCTPTGELDWEQLAATVRLAMRALDNVIDANLYPSERAARANQLNRPVGLGLMGFAELLARRAVSYAEPAAADLADQIAEFLSYHAISASCALAEERGAFPNFAFSRWAAGVLPIDTLDELAADRGLPVEVDRTRRLDWEPLRQRVRRGMRNGAVMAVAPTATIALLAGTTPSLDPYYANVFSRQTLSGKFLEVNPILVEELRRRGLWEQLLPGLVAARGDLRAVPGCPPDLVARFPTAYQVPAESYIEVAARVQKWVDMGVSRNLYHAADRPGQMSAVYLAAWRKGLKSTYYCFVRPRMEIEQSTVAVNKARRRPQWVQLAEREVLASDAASCRLDGSCESCQ
- a CDS encoding glycosyltransferase yields the protein MAQLTVVFFPEGAYGPTNNCIGIGRALQELGLRVVFVVEESFAGTLEAKGFEERLMRLTPPPEQPEEPGQFWKDFIANTAPHFRESTFEQIRSLIAPIWRSLIDGALYVEPRLREIFAELRPDVIVEDNVVAFPAVVTAGVPWVRIVSCNPLEIPDPDLPPALSGLPTNDRSEWEAWRREYWDAVGPLHEELDTFCRENGAPPLPPFEFIWESPWLDLYLYPAELDYPRSQPLAPVWHRIDSSVRDTEPPFELPEHLREGGPLLYVSLGSLGSAEPELMGRLVDLLGRTDYRAIVSLGPQKGKLPLPDNVWGDEYLPQPSILPLVDAVITHGGNNTTTECMHFGKPMLALPLFWDQHDNAQRIQECGFGFRFHPYRFTDDEFFRALEDLLTNEERKARLAAASARIQAVDGRRKAARLIAELARTKQPISRPALS
- a CDS encoding DNA double-strand break repair nuclease NurA — translated: MSQTRIFVDLPAALVEELLGRTPELSRSVIEQLTSQRTERERWRDVLARERLLGTLADLPAAPTPTTCGVDGSVAVERLLAHDLLVAGALAIEGLTPPSEKRFWPEPRHLLWVELVPHDDASDALARALMAASEVELAARAPHDVVFLDGSLTTPLIAFDQALRALATRELPSPAARVFLEALPERLDDLARVLCSADPPRCWVGVPKYTARRDLAIRLGLNQQFDDRALLTILLAPGEFTWPIPVTTGRRPHAFGLDLLPDTLRLRASSSIERVLRAVDRLRVVYVRSHPWLPALRLELHESVAIDSSRLASVLQAVHDQSASGKLREPFPLYLADRMVRSLRRATRALRHAVREAAARGYPVLDDVFLALECYRSESLSSP
- a CDS encoding ATP-binding protein is translated as MSSVALLHDGTEPIGVLGSPSSTGQLTLELLDAATRRKLVGELVILPFVQDGVRHYALGQITEIVLRNVWHEDPTIRSLVRQRGRIDAVSERQDTHQGMLAISAVFAEDGTGFRPSILGTVPPTGTPIFAVGDEVLDQLLAHARAELFYLGRVYGSGPKLPLWFKHFGRGPRGAGEAYHVGIFGKTGSGKSVLAKMLLLAYARHPEMALLVIDPQGEFSKDLRDRSAPGGFPLPLRTVLHDALGRVAVVLSVRDLILDRWELLEELLVTSEFFDKLSFGVRENRQLAAREIAQRLRKQGVQLGDLYELKTFQRVLSILSDEQVQRVFYRSADARARFQYMLQRVDPRELYSHSWRPLALLFSDRGNPRARTIERVLDGLFRPTDRLIVSLDLSGADPADEHEQVLWDETIQEIVIRRLLEGIRAAAEQAYARSENLNTLILIDEAHRLAPSGYLDPESPRAQIRTLLIDAVRTTRKYGVGWLLISQSLASLHPEIVSQLRIAFFGYGLGLGQEYRALESFAGGDEHALALYRLFRDPHSSFDPTSRVYSFMTVGPVSPLSFAGTPLFFNAFTDVQEFLAANGLVPASPR